From the genome of Scytonema hofmannii PCC 7110, one region includes:
- a CDS encoding ShlB/FhaC/HecB family hemolysin secretion/activation protein, giving the protein MVMGRQPSLLKLNLAISLLLKVSIASYACEALAESSHNEGLSKKSLPPSESQILNSTAKDRVSPIILSQVQNPTENPQPRVPDSILPAPLPPKPEQPVPIPQPVPETPLDITPPTPSPIEETPGSPRGISVERFEFEGNTVFSDEQLRKITEKFLNKNLTFSQLLQVETEITKLYTDAGYVNSGAVIATGQELEPKGAIIKVQIVEGGVEAIQITGTRRLNSSYIRRRIKLGVSRPLNRNRLLKALQLLQLNPLVDNLSAELSAGSRPEESVLKVNVVEADSFRTELFVDNGRTPSVGSFRRGISISEGNVSGFGDAFFAAYSNTDGSNTLDLSYTAPVNARNGSIIVQGGFTDAKVIEPPFDDIDLKGDSFYVNVGFRQPIIQTPTRELALGFTLSREQSRTELLGEGYSFLSPGADDNGETRVSALRFYQEYTQRSSQQVLALRSQFNLGVGWFDSSVRTQAPDSRFFSWRGQGQYVRSLAQDTLFVFRTDVQLATRALVPLEQLGLGGLQSVRGYRQDELLVDNGVLASAEVRFPILRVRNLDGLLQVAPFVDFGVGWNSSGRENRNPNTLVGVGVGLRWQMGDRLNARFDYGIPLTDVESRDGDRTLQERGFYFSVNFSPF; this is encoded by the coding sequence ATGGTTATGGGCAGACAGCCCAGTTTATTGAAACTCAATTTAGCTATTTCCTTGCTACTTAAGGTGTCGATAGCATCATATGCGTGCGAAGCCTTGGCTGAAAGCTCACATAATGAAGGTTTAAGTAAAAAAAGTTTACCTCCTTCTGAATCTCAGATACTGAATTCTACGGCAAAAGATAGAGTATCGCCTATTATTTTATCTCAAGTTCAAAATCCTACCGAAAATCCTCAACCCAGGGTTCCAGATTCCATACTTCCTGCGCCACTTCCTCCCAAACCAGAGCAGCCAGTTCCCATCCCACAGCCAGTTCCAGAAACGCCACTGGATATAACTCCACCAACACCAAGCCCGATTGAGGAGACTCCTGGAAGTCCCAGAGGGATCAGCGTGGAAAGATTTGAGTTTGAAGGGAATACAGTATTTAGTGATGAGCAGTTAAGAAAGATTACAGAAAAATTCCTGAATAAAAACCTTACCTTTTCTCAACTCCTGCAAGTAGAAACTGAAATTACAAAGCTTTATACTGATGCGGGGTATGTCAATTCTGGTGCTGTCATTGCTACCGGACAAGAACTAGAACCAAAAGGAGCGATCATCAAAGTTCAGATTGTTGAAGGTGGAGTAGAAGCAATCCAGATTACAGGGACACGTCGCTTAAACTCTAGTTATATCCGCAGGCGCATTAAACTTGGTGTTTCCAGACCTTTAAATCGGAATCGTCTGCTAAAAGCACTGCAATTGTTACAACTGAACCCTTTAGTTGATAATCTTTCGGCTGAACTGTCTGCAGGTTCGCGTCCGGAAGAGAGCGTTTTAAAAGTTAATGTTGTAGAAGCAGATTCTTTTAGAACAGAATTATTTGTTGATAATGGTCGTACCCCTAGTGTAGGAAGTTTCCGAAGGGGAATCAGCATCAGTGAAGGTAATGTTTCTGGTTTTGGAGATGCCTTTTTTGCGGCATACTCTAATACGGATGGTAGCAACACCCTCGACCTCAGCTACACAGCACCAGTGAATGCTCGCAATGGTTCTATCATTGTGCAAGGCGGATTTACAGACGCCAAGGTGATTGAACCGCCTTTTGATGATATAGATCTCAAAGGAGATTCTTTTTACGTAAATGTGGGTTTCCGCCAGCCCATCATTCAAACACCAACCCGCGAATTAGCTCTAGGTTTTACCTTGTCACGAGAGCAAAGTAGGACGGAACTTTTAGGAGAAGGTTACAGCTTCCTATCGCCAGGAGCCGATGATAACGGAGAAACCCGTGTATCAGCACTGCGGTTTTATCAGGAGTATACGCAGAGGAGTTCCCAACAGGTGCTTGCTCTTCGTTCTCAATTTAATCTTGGAGTCGGGTGGTTTGACTCTAGTGTGAGAACTCAAGCCCCCGATAGTCGTTTCTTCTCTTGGCGGGGACAAGGACAGTACGTGCGATCGCTAGCACAAGATACACTCTTTGTCTTTCGTACTGATGTTCAGCTAGCAACAAGAGCTTTAGTCCCTTTAGAGCAACTTGGTTTGGGAGGATTGCAAAGCGTTCGGGGTTACAGACAAGATGAGCTTTTGGTTGATAACGGTGTTTTAGCTTCAGCAGAAGTCAGATTCCCAATTTTGCGAGTGCGTAATCTAGACGGCTTGCTACAGGTTGCGCCTTTTGTCGATTTTGGTGTTGGTTGGAATAGTTCTGGTCGAGAAAATCGAAACCCGAATACTTTGGTTGGCGTGGGCGTGGGTTTGCGATGGCAAATGGGAGATCGATTAAATGCTCGCTTTGATTACGGTATTCCACTCACTGATGTTGAATCGAGAGATGGAGATAGGACTTTGCAAGAGAGGGGTTTTTATTTTTCAGTCAATTTCAGCCCTTTTTAG